From Pelotomaculum schinkii, one genomic window encodes:
- a CDS encoding ribonuclease HII, translating to MILTGLSLAQIKELLKSPRADLEEILAAMAEDPRAGVRNLYSRWKRAENIKETEHKRLAGMFLYEEDLWAKGHSAIAGVDEAGRGPLAGPVVAAAVILPGVIHLKDLNDSKKLTAAKRETLARQIKEAALAWATGLSTVEEIYQENIHQAGLTAMRRAVLGLKDKPVFVLVDGFKISGLNLPQMPLVGGDGLSASIAAASILAKVERDRIMDSYDQLYPQYGFNRHKGYATPEHLSALKLYGPCPIHRAGFQPVKDMTEQADGGLFG from the coding sequence TTGATTCTTACGGGCTTGTCCTTGGCGCAAATAAAAGAGCTTCTCAAGAGCCCCCGTGCGGATCTGGAAGAGATCCTTGCCGCTATGGCAGAAGACCCGAGGGCAGGGGTGCGTAATCTGTACAGCCGGTGGAAGCGGGCTGAAAATATCAAGGAGACCGAGCATAAGCGCCTGGCCGGGATGTTTCTGTACGAGGAGGATTTGTGGGCCAAAGGCCACTCGGCCATAGCAGGTGTGGACGAGGCGGGGCGGGGGCCCCTGGCCGGGCCGGTAGTGGCGGCAGCCGTTATTTTACCGGGTGTAATCCATCTAAAGGATTTAAACGATTCCAAAAAGCTTACTGCCGCCAAGAGGGAAACTCTGGCCCGGCAGATTAAAGAGGCTGCCCTGGCCTGGGCTACCGGCCTGTCTACGGTTGAAGAAATTTATCAGGAGAATATCCACCAGGCCGGACTCACCGCCATGCGGCGCGCCGTGCTGGGACTAAAAGATAAGCCCGTCTTTGTACTGGTTGACGGTTTTAAAATTTCCGGACTCAACCTGCCCCAGATGCCGCTCGTTGGCGGGGACGGCCTCAGCGCCTCTATTGCGGCGGCTTCAATCCTGGCCAAGGTGGAAAGAGACCGGATCATGGATTCTTACGACCAGCTCTATCCCCAATACGGGTTCAATCGCCATAAAGGCTACGCCACACCGGAACACCTGAGCGCTCTGAAACTCTACGGACCCTGCCCGATCCACCGGGCCGGCTTCCAGCCTGTCAAGGATATGACGGAACAGGCGGATGGGGGCTTGTTCGGATAA
- the ylqF gene encoding ribosome biogenesis GTPase YlqF, translating to MDIQWYPGHMAKARRLVKEYLKLVDVVIEVLDARIPSSSRNPDIDELAGQKPRLVIFNKSDLADPEQTRLWKAVLAKAGFPSIAVDSISGSGARDVSGQVNKLAAPKIQALVSNGRRPRAPRCMVLGIPNVGKSFFINKLVGQRAVRTGDKPGVTRGQQWVRVAGNIDLLDTPGILWPKLEDQEAAYRLAVTGAIKDEVYDLYGTAGKLLKWLADNYPEAIRERYQIADLTAEPEQLLEAVGVRRGFYISGGAVDSLKSARIVIKEFREGKLGRYTLDRPPV from the coding sequence ATGGACATACAGTGGTACCCGGGCCATATGGCCAAGGCCAGGCGGCTGGTCAAGGAATATTTGAAGCTGGTCGATGTTGTTATCGAGGTGCTGGACGCCAGGATACCCTCCAGCAGCCGCAATCCCGATATAGATGAGCTGGCGGGGCAAAAACCCCGCCTGGTGATATTCAATAAATCAGACCTGGCAGACCCGGAACAGACCAGGCTTTGGAAGGCTGTTTTGGCTAAAGCCGGTTTTCCCTCCATTGCCGTTGATTCCATCAGCGGGAGTGGGGCTAGAGATGTTTCCGGGCAGGTCAACAAGCTGGCGGCTCCCAAAATACAAGCGCTGGTATCGAACGGCAGGCGGCCGAGGGCGCCGCGTTGCATGGTGCTGGGCATCCCCAATGTCGGGAAGTCCTTTTTTATCAACAAGCTGGTAGGTCAGCGCGCCGTCAGGACCGGTGACAAGCCCGGGGTTACCCGCGGCCAGCAGTGGGTTAGGGTGGCCGGCAACATTGATCTGCTTGATACCCCGGGTATTCTGTGGCCGAAGCTGGAGGACCAGGAAGCGGCTTACCGCCTGGCCGTGACCGGGGCGATCAAGGACGAAGTCTATGACCTTTATGGGACAGCGGGCAAGCTTTTAAAGTGGTTGGCTGACAATTACCCTGAAGCGATACGGGAGCGGTACCAGATTGCGGACTTGACGGCTGAGCCGGAACAATTGCTGGAGGCTGTCGGGGTGCGCAGGGGTTTTTACATATCCGGCGGGGCCGTCGACTCGTTAAAGTCGGCCCGTATCGTTATTAAAGAATTCCGGGAGGGCAAACTGGGGCGATACACCCTGGACAGACCGCCCGTTTGA
- the lepB gene encoding signal peptidase I, with amino-acid sequence MEDKSIEELPEKPKNSSFFREITESIVIAVVLAVLIRLFILEPFYIPSGSMEPTLKEGDRIIVSKLNYHFQDPARGDVVVFKYPLDQKRNFVKRLIATGGETVALKSSRLYINGQAVPEDYLPAGLRFNDYGPREVPQGSYLMLGDNRNNSDDSRVWGFLPRDLMIGKAVLIYWPLDRIRIIN; translated from the coding sequence GTGGAGGATAAAAGCATAGAAGAGTTGCCGGAAAAACCGAAAAACAGCTCCTTCTTCAGGGAGATTACTGAGTCCATCGTTATCGCGGTGGTTCTGGCCGTATTGATCAGGCTGTTTATCCTGGAACCTTTCTACATACCATCCGGTTCGATGGAGCCTACTTTAAAGGAAGGCGACCGGATTATCGTGAGCAAATTGAATTACCATTTCCAGGACCCTGCCCGGGGGGATGTTGTCGTCTTCAAATACCCGCTTGATCAGAAACGTAATTTTGTCAAAAGGCTGATCGCCACAGGCGGTGAGACGGTAGCTCTAAAAAGCAGCCGCCTTTATATAAACGGGCAGGCGGTACCGGAAGATTACCTGCCGGCGGGTCTGCGCTTTAATGACTACGGGCCAAGAGAGGTACCCCAGGGCAGCTACCTGATGTTGGGTGACAACCGCAATAACAGTGATGACAGCAGGGTTTGGGGGTTCCTGCCCAGGGACCTCATGATTGGCAAGGCGGTCCTGATTTACTGGCCGCTGGACAGGATCCGCATTATAAACTAG
- the rplS gene encoding 50S ribosomal protein L19, whose amino-acid sequence MNLIQSLEQEQLKKDIVKFNPGDTVRIHVKVVEGGRERIQVFEGVVIRRRGGGIGETFTVRRVSYGVGVERTFPLHTPKIERIEVVRRGRVRRARLYYLRGLRGKAARIQDKR is encoded by the coding sequence ATGAACCTCATCCAATCGCTTGAACAGGAACAGCTTAAAAAGGATATAGTAAAGTTCAATCCCGGTGACACGGTCCGGATACATGTTAAGGTTGTTGAAGGCGGCCGCGAGAGAATTCAGGTCTTTGAAGGCGTTGTAATCAGGCGCAGGGGCGGCGGCATCGGCGAAACTTTTACAGTTCGCAGGGTTTCCTACGGGGTAGGGGTGGAAAGAACATTTCCCCTGCACACACCAAAAATTGAACGCATTGAGGTAGTAAGGAGAGGCCGGGTTCGCCGGGCCAGGTTGTACTACCTGCGCGGACTGCGCGGCAAGGCTGCCCGTATTCAAGATAAGCGGTAG
- the trmD gene encoding tRNA (guanosine(37)-N1)-methyltransferase TrmD has product MRFDILTLFPEMFTGPLTSSILKRARERGAIEVNLVNIRDYSTNKHHTVDDTPYGGGAGMVMGPEALTNAIENVVGRYGQSSHRVLLMCPQGRPFSQALAMDLAGEKNLLLICGHYEGIDERVRETMVTDEISIGDYVLTGGELPAAVVVDAVARLLPGVLGEAASFEEESFQTSLLEYPHYTRPREYRGQMVPEVLLSGHHEEIRKWRRRHSLLRTLARRPDLLEQAELTREDKAILREVLQDLASLDLD; this is encoded by the coding sequence ATGAGATTTGATATCCTCACCCTTTTCCCGGAGATGTTCACGGGACCCTTGACCTCCAGCATTTTAAAAAGGGCCCGGGAACGCGGCGCCATCGAGGTCAACCTGGTTAATATTCGCGATTATTCAACCAACAAACACCACACTGTGGACGACACCCCTTACGGGGGCGGCGCGGGGATGGTCATGGGGCCGGAGGCGCTGACCAATGCGATCGAAAACGTCGTGGGCCGGTACGGTCAGTCTTCCCATCGCGTGCTCCTGATGTGTCCCCAGGGCAGACCTTTTAGTCAGGCCCTGGCTATGGACCTGGCAGGCGAGAAAAACCTGCTGTTGATTTGCGGCCACTACGAGGGGATAGACGAGCGGGTGCGGGAGACAATGGTAACGGACGAAATCTCAATCGGGGACTACGTCCTGACCGGCGGAGAACTACCGGCGGCAGTGGTGGTGGACGCGGTGGCGCGCCTGCTGCCGGGCGTGTTGGGAGAGGCGGCTTCATTTGAAGAGGAATCTTTTCAGACCAGCCTGCTGGAGTATCCCCACTATACCAGGCCCAGGGAATACCGCGGGCAAATGGTACCGGAGGTCCTCCTAAGCGGTCACCATGAGGAAATCAGGAAGTGGCGAAGGCGGCACTCACTGCTGCGCACCCTGGCCCGCCGGCCGGATCTGCTGGAGCAGGCGGAATTGACCCGGGAGGATAAAGCCATCCTCAGAGAGGTGCTGCAAGACCTTGCAAGTCTTGATCTGGATTAA
- the rimM gene encoding ribosome maturation factor RimM (Essential for efficient processing of 16S rRNA), with the protein MSDEFIRIGKILKSQGHRGAVRVLPLTDFPERFQGMKRVRVKLRDGGADYTIEEIKPHGKFLTIKFKEITDMDAADKLRDCYLEVTRQELVPLQEGSYYIFDIVGMSVFDLDQTLLGKVTDVLQTGANDVYVVETAGKPLLIPALKQVVREIDLPGRRMLVELPEGLAD; encoded by the coding sequence ATGAGTGATGAATTCATCCGGATTGGAAAAATACTTAAGAGTCAGGGACACCGGGGAGCTGTCAGGGTATTGCCGCTGACCGATTTTCCCGAACGCTTTCAAGGTATGAAGCGAGTCAGGGTTAAGCTCCGGGACGGCGGCGCGGACTACACCATTGAGGAAATAAAACCGCACGGCAAATTCCTGACCATCAAGTTTAAAGAAATCACAGACATGGATGCCGCCGATAAGCTCAGGGACTGTTACCTTGAGGTCACCCGCCAGGAACTGGTACCGCTTCAGGAAGGCAGTTATTACATATTTGATATTGTCGGTATGAGTGTATTTGATCTTGATCAAACACTTCTGGGAAAAGTAACGGATGTGCTCCAGACCGGAGCCAACGATGTTTACGTGGTGGAAACCGCAGGTAAACCCCTCCTGATTCCTGCGCTCAAGCAGGTTGTCCGGGAGATTGATCTGCCGGGGCGAAGGATGCTGGTTGAACTGCCGGAAGGGCTGGCTGATTAA
- a CDS encoding YlqD family protein produces the protein MEAIHLIRPVLVKVKVTDAYKKAAAAEVQEALRRVELELQSLDFQERRLVPELEKKNPQGFAVARQRLDQERSLRKEKHRQLLDQLKGIGQLAEGTEVLFSKMESPVELKLGDDWNKVLGVEIIVQDGTVIEIRQGGIGKDHGHE, from the coding sequence ATGGAAGCTATTCACCTGATCCGGCCGGTGCTGGTCAAGGTAAAAGTTACAGACGCCTATAAGAAGGCGGCGGCAGCTGAAGTGCAGGAAGCGCTGCGGCGGGTTGAACTGGAGCTGCAGAGCCTTGATTTTCAGGAAAGGCGGCTGGTTCCCGAACTGGAAAAGAAAAACCCCCAGGGGTTTGCCGTCGCCCGGCAGCGCCTGGATCAGGAGCGCAGCCTGCGCAAAGAAAAACACCGGCAGCTGCTCGACCAGCTCAAAGGGATAGGACAACTGGCCGAAGGCACGGAGGTACTGTTCAGCAAAATGGAAAGCCCGGTTGAGCTAAAACTTGGGGATGATTGGAATAAAGTACTGGGTGTGGAGATTATTGTTCAGGACGGTACCGTCATTGAAATAAGGCAGGGGGGGATCGGAAAGGACCACGGCCATGAGTGA
- a CDS encoding KH domain-containing protein — protein sequence MKELVEILAKALVDQPDKVVVDLVEKDKSIVIELRVAQEDMGKVIGKQGRIAKAIRMVVKAAAARQNKKVIVEIV from the coding sequence ATGAAAGAACTTGTTGAAATTTTGGCCAAAGCCCTCGTTGACCAGCCGGACAAAGTAGTTGTTGATTTGGTGGAAAAAGACAAGTCTATTGTCATTGAACTCAGGGTTGCCCAGGAAGACATGGGCAAAGTGATCGGTAAGCAGGGCCGCATCGCCAAAGCCATCAGAATGGTGGTAAAGGCCGCGGCAGCCAGGCAGAACAAAAAAGTTATCGTGGAAATCGTCTAG
- the rpsP gene encoding 30S ribosomal protein S16, translating to MAVRIRLRRMGAKKAPFYRIVVADSRSPRDGRFIEEIGYYDPLKDPVVININEEKALDWLKKGAQLSETAKALFNKAGVLKKTVEEGQ from the coding sequence GTGGCAGTTAGAATCCGCTTGAGAAGGATGGGAGCGAAGAAGGCTCCGTTTTACCGTATAGTTGTAGCTGATTCTCGTTCCCCCAGAGATGGCAGATTTATTGAAGAAATTGGATATTATGATCCCCTGAAGGACCCGGTGGTGATTAATATCAATGAGGAGAAAGCCCTGGACTGGCTGAAAAAAGGAGCGCAACTTTCCGAGACAGCCAAGGCCCTATTTAACAAGGCAGGCGTTTTGAAAAAAACAGTCGAAGAGGGTCAGTAG
- the ffh gene encoding signal recognition particle protein, which yields MFANLAERLQDTFKKLRGKGRLTESDVTEALREVRLALLEADVNFKVVKDFIAKIKERVVGQELLASLNPAQHVIKIVHDELSLLMGGSNSKINLAPKPPTVVMMVGLNGAGKTTTSAKLANLLRKQGRRPLLVAADVYRPAAVKQLQVLGGQLNIPVFTLNDSKAPVAIGRAAADSAVQNGQDLVIIDTAGRQEVNEELMAELVNMNEAIAPHEILLVIDAMTGQAAVNVAEAFNSRLDLDGVVLTKLDGDTRGGAALSVRAVTGKPIKFAGVGEKLDALEPFYPDRMAERILGMGDMLTLIEKAQENFDAEQMVQMQKKIRSLEFTLDDFLDQLSQVKKLGPLEQILGMIPGLGGAKKLKDLQVDEKELVYVEAIIHSMTADERREPERVLNGSRKKRIARGSGTSVQEVNRLLKQFDQTKKMMKQFMDMEKNLKKGGKMSKLPFFS from the coding sequence ATGTTTGCCAATCTGGCCGAAAGGCTGCAGGATACCTTTAAAAAGCTCCGAGGCAAAGGACGGCTAACCGAGTCGGACGTGACCGAGGCCTTGCGTGAGGTGCGTTTGGCGCTATTGGAAGCGGACGTCAACTTCAAGGTGGTCAAAGATTTCATTGCCAAAATTAAAGAGCGGGTGGTGGGCCAGGAGCTTCTGGCCAGCCTCAATCCCGCCCAACATGTTATAAAAATTGTACATGATGAACTCAGCTTGCTGATGGGTGGTTCCAATAGTAAAATCAACCTTGCCCCCAAACCCCCTACCGTGGTGATGATGGTCGGCTTGAACGGCGCCGGCAAAACCACCACCTCCGCCAAGCTGGCCAACCTCCTGCGCAAACAGGGGAGAAGGCCGCTTCTGGTCGCAGCCGACGTGTACCGTCCGGCTGCCGTTAAACAGCTGCAGGTCCTTGGCGGGCAGTTGAATATACCTGTATTTACCTTGAACGACAGTAAAGCTCCCGTCGCCATCGGGCGGGCTGCCGCGGACAGCGCTGTGCAAAACGGCCAGGACCTGGTCATTATCGACACCGCCGGCCGCCAGGAAGTAAATGAGGAGCTCATGGCTGAACTTGTCAACATGAACGAGGCTATCGCCCCCCACGAAATCCTCCTGGTGATCGACGCCATGACCGGCCAGGCGGCGGTCAATGTGGCAGAGGCCTTCAACAGCCGCCTTGACCTGGACGGAGTAGTCCTGACCAAGCTGGACGGCGACACCAGGGGCGGCGCCGCGCTTTCAGTGCGCGCGGTTACCGGGAAGCCGATAAAGTTTGCCGGTGTGGGCGAGAAGCTCGACGCACTGGAACCTTTTTATCCCGACCGGATGGCAGAGCGGATCCTGGGTATGGGGGATATGCTCACCCTGATTGAAAAGGCCCAGGAGAACTTCGATGCTGAACAGATGGTCCAGATGCAGAAAAAAATTCGCTCACTGGAGTTCACCCTGGATGACTTTCTGGATCAGCTTTCTCAGGTGAAAAAACTGGGGCCGCTGGAGCAGATCCTGGGGATGATTCCCGGCCTGGGCGGTGCAAAGAAGTTAAAGGACCTGCAGGTCGATGAAAAAGAACTGGTCTATGTGGAAGCCATCATCCACTCCATGACTGCGGATGAGCGGCGTGAGCCGGAAAGAGTATTAAACGGCAGCCGCAAAAAACGGATTGCCAGGGGCAGCGGCACTTCTGTGCAGGAGGTAAACAGGCTCTTGAAACAATTTGACCAGACCAAAAAGATGATGAAACAATTTATGGACATGGAAAAAAATTTAAAGAAGGGCGGCAAAATGTCCAAATTGCCTTTCTTTAGCTAG
- the ylxM gene encoding YlxM family DNA-binding protein — protein MSKLLEKVAWINLLNDFYGQLLTRRQQDFMELYYGQNLSLGEIAGEFKVTRQAVHDTLKRAEQLLNEYESKLGLVEKFNNERNKLAAAALLLDEYSSACKDDRVLRARQILTEILDMVNK, from the coding sequence GTGAGTAAACTGCTGGAAAAAGTAGCCTGGATTAACCTGCTCAACGATTTTTACGGCCAACTGCTGACCCGGCGCCAGCAGGACTTTATGGAGCTGTATTACGGCCAGAACCTGTCCCTGGGAGAGATCGCCGGCGAGTTCAAGGTCACGCGCCAGGCCGTGCACGATACCCTGAAAAGGGCCGAGCAGCTACTAAACGAGTACGAGAGCAAACTCGGTCTGGTGGAGAAGTTCAACAACGAAAGAAATAAGTTGGCTGCCGCCGCGCTCCTTCTGGACGAGTACAGTTCGGCCTGCAAGGACGACAGGGTGCTGCGGGCCAGGCAAATTCTAACGGAAATCCTGGATATGGTCAATAAATAA
- a CDS encoding aspartate aminotransferase family protein, with amino-acid sequence MQAKQLQRSASRPAGFLSLTEAIKQSREQVVENHKNYLNSSLVMMMGLIGFDKHFTRAEGIYVWDNKGNRYLDFLGAYGALNLGHNHPKIIDAVNQVKEVPNLLQASLGTLPAALAKNLALAAPGDLRRSFFGNSGAEAVEGALKLARAATGRTAFVYCEGSFHGKSLGALSVTGREKYQKTFQPLVPDCHSVPFGDLDALEKQLRDQSCAAFIVEPIQGEGGIIIPQAGYLSGVRQICSRYGTLLIFDEIQTGFGRTGEMFACQHEGVAPDIMCMAKSLGGGIMPIGAYITTDEIWKKAYGSMEKALLHTSTFGGNTWAAAAGIAALEVIYEENLPEKARVNGAYLLQELCKLQEKYPLLKDVRGRGLMAGIEFNQPGSLAGKATFGLASKLSEEYLGTLVAGELMNKYHIITAYTLNNPNVIRLEPPLGVTREQLDTLLQALDKVLAANKGFFSMAASGAKTMLKSLIKK; translated from the coding sequence TTGCAGGCTAAACAATTGCAGCGCAGCGCTTCCAGGCCGGCCGGGTTCCTGTCCCTGACCGAAGCTATAAAACAAAGCCGGGAGCAGGTTGTGGAGAACCACAAAAATTACCTGAACAGCAGCCTGGTCATGATGATGGGTCTTATAGGTTTTGATAAGCATTTCACCAGAGCCGAGGGCATTTACGTCTGGGACAACAAAGGCAACCGCTACCTTGATTTTCTAGGCGCCTACGGGGCGCTCAACCTGGGCCACAACCACCCGAAAATTATCGACGCCGTCAACCAGGTCAAGGAAGTGCCCAACCTGCTCCAAGCCTCCCTCGGCACCTTGCCGGCGGCCCTGGCCAAAAACCTGGCTTTGGCCGCCCCCGGTGACCTGCGCCGCTCTTTCTTCGGCAACAGCGGCGCCGAGGCGGTCGAAGGAGCCCTTAAACTGGCGCGCGCCGCCACCGGCCGGACAGCTTTTGTTTACTGTGAAGGCTCTTTCCACGGTAAATCTTTGGGCGCGCTGTCGGTTACCGGCCGTGAAAAATACCAGAAGACCTTTCAGCCTCTCGTGCCTGACTGCCACAGTGTCCCTTTCGGTGACCTCGATGCGCTGGAGAAACAGCTGCGCGACCAAAGCTGCGCTGCCTTTATTGTAGAGCCGATCCAGGGAGAGGGCGGGATCATCATACCGCAGGCAGGCTACCTCTCCGGTGTCAGGCAGATCTGCTCCAGATACGGGACGCTGTTGATTTTTGATGAGATCCAGACCGGCTTTGGCCGTACCGGCGAGATGTTTGCCTGCCAACACGAAGGTGTCGCCCCTGATATTATGTGCATGGCTAAATCACTTGGAGGCGGCATCATGCCTATAGGCGCCTACATCACTACCGATGAAATCTGGAAGAAGGCTTACGGCAGCATGGAAAAAGCCCTGCTGCACACCTCCACTTTCGGGGGCAACACCTGGGCGGCCGCCGCGGGTATCGCAGCCCTGGAAGTAATATACGAGGAAAACCTGCCGGAAAAAGCACGTGTAAACGGCGCCTACCTGCTGCAGGAACTTTGCAAGCTGCAGGAAAAATACCCGCTTTTAAAAGATGTCAGAGGGCGCGGCCTGATGGCGGGCATTGAATTCAACCAGCCGGGGAGCCTGGCCGGCAAAGCCACCTTCGGACTGGCCAGCAAGCTTTCCGAGGAATACCTGGGCACCCTGGTAGCGGGCGAACTGATGAACAAGTACCACATCATCACCGCCTATACCCTGAACAATCCCAACGTAATCCGCCTCGAGCCGCCTCTGGGTGTCACCCGCGAACAGCTTGACACCCTGCTGCAGGCCCTGGATAAGGTCCTGGCTGCCAACAAGGGTTTTTTCAGCATGGCCGCCTCAGGCGCGAAGACCATGCTGAAGTCATTGATTAAAAAATAA
- a CDS encoding DUF4179 domain-containing protein produces the protein MNKNDLVDCFKEITPSPTQKQKMLKIILDSRKGGTVPLKRTTKRLSLTAAVVAICILTTTTALAISLGWNEKLIEYLKPSEEQMETLSGAVNIPEATVTQNGVTITVKQTLADSFGVYVLYEMTVPEDIELNDDIQWKHGFLKVPKKTDEATVGGVYGADTLEQTGNKRTVLYHLQATAPLENGEIELNFGDLGYYKVTGDPKGPTPPDIEFVPLVEGEWDLKWEFSYVDTSKTVEANKPLSINGSEDTISKVVISPMSVCAFVKGDDILMSGVRPTVNFKDGSQIAYDVNSKNKSFGYYLIDEANLIYQNQLYYRFENIINVDDVESITVGDVTIPIE, from the coding sequence ATGAATAAGAATGATTTGGTCGATTGCTTTAAAGAAATCACTCCCAGCCCTACGCAAAAGCAAAAGATGCTGAAAATAATTCTGGACAGCAGAAAAGGAGGAACAGTACCTTTGAAACGAACAACAAAAAGATTATCCTTAACAGCCGCAGTCGTTGCGATTTGTATTCTCACCACGACAACCGCGCTTGCTATAAGCCTTGGTTGGAACGAGAAATTGATAGAGTATCTCAAACCGAGTGAAGAACAAATGGAAACGCTCAGCGGCGCAGTAAATATACCCGAAGCTACAGTTACTCAGAACGGCGTCACCATAACGGTAAAGCAGACGCTTGCAGACAGCTTTGGTGTCTACGTGTTATATGAAATGACCGTTCCCGAAGATATTGAGTTGAACGACGATATCCAATGGAAACATGGTTTCCTAAAGGTACCTAAGAAAACGGATGAGGCTACTGTCGGCGGTGTTTATGGTGCGGACACTTTGGAGCAAACCGGAAATAAAAGAACCGTACTGTATCACTTGCAGGCCACAGCACCGTTGGAAAACGGAGAAATTGAACTTAATTTTGGAGATTTGGGTTATTATAAGGTCACCGGAGACCCGAAAGGGCCTACGCCACCAGATATAGAATTTGTACCGCTTGTGGAAGGCGAATGGGACCTGAAATGGGAATTCAGCTACGTTGATACCAGCAAAACAGTTGAAGCAAACAAGCCTTTGAGCATCAATGGAAGCGAAGACACTATTTCCAAGGTTGTAATCTCACCGATGTCGGTATGTGCGTTTGTCAAAGGCGATGATATTCTGATGAGTGGTGTCCGACCTACCGTAAATTTCAAAGATGGCAGCCAGATTGCTTATGATGTAAATAGTAAAAACAAGTCGTTTGGTTACTATCTTATCGATGAAGCCAACCTGATTTACCAAAATCAACTGTATTACCGCTTTGAGAATATTATCAACGTAGATGACGTTGAAAGTATAACAGTCGGTGATGTGACGATTCCTATTGAATAG
- a CDS encoding RNA polymerase sigma factor, protein MSISLLRTDEEMEDIYNRYVDTIYRIALMLLKNVSEAEDATQTVFIKLMTSGSQFESEEHMKAWLIVTAQNTCKDMLKGWWRSKRVDSECITEQIYSPDTLHSDIWSKIAALEDKYKLPVYLHYYEGYKTEEIAGMLKINHATLRTRLRTAKKKLKLLLEEDIEDE, encoded by the coding sequence GTGAGCATTTCTTTATTGCGTACGGATGAAGAAATGGAAGATATCTATAACAGATATGTCGATACCATCTATCGGATTGCTCTAATGCTGCTGAAGAATGTCTCAGAAGCGGAAGACGCCACACAGACTGTTTTCATCAAGCTGATGACATCGGGCTCTCAATTTGAGAGCGAGGAACACATGAAAGCATGGCTTATCGTAACTGCGCAAAACACCTGTAAGGATATGCTCAAAGGTTGGTGGCGCTCCAAGCGGGTAGATTCCGAATGTATTACCGAGCAAATTTATTCGCCAGACACTTTACATAGCGACATCTGGAGCAAAATCGCGGCTCTGGAGGACAAATACAAATTGCCTGTATATCTTCATTATTATGAGGGGTATAAGACGGAAGAAATCGCCGGAATGTTGAAAATCAACCACGCTACCCTACGAACCCGCTTGCGAACAGCGAAGAAAAAACTAAAACTTTTGCTTGAGGAGGATATTGAAGATGAATAA
- a CDS encoding aminotransferase class III-fold pyridoxal phosphate-dependent enzyme, which translates to MLQNNVVDNPVPLTPQGIAALEVIFEENLPEKARVNGAYLLQELRKLQEKYPLLKDVRGRGLMVGIEFNQPGSLAGKATFGLASILSEEYLGTLVAGELMNKYHIITAYTLNNPNVIRLEPPLGVTREQLDTLLQALDKVLAANKGFFSMAASGAKTMLKSLIKK; encoded by the coding sequence ATGCTTCAAAACAATGTTGTCGATAACCCGGTCCCCCTGACACCCCAGGGTATCGCAGCCCTGGAAGTAATATTCGAGGAAAACCTGCCGGAAAAAGCACGTGTAAACGGCGCCTACCTGCTGCAGGAACTTCGCAAGCTGCAGGAAAAATACCCGCTTTTAAAAGATGTCAGAGGGCGCGGCCTGATGGTGGGGATTGAATTCAACCAGCCGGGGAGCCTTGCCGGCAAAGCCACCTTTGGACTGGCCAGCATACTTTCCGAGGAATATCTGGGCACCCTAGTGGCGGGCGAACTGATGAACAAGTACCACATCATCACCGCCTATACTCTGAACAATCCCAACGTAATCCGCCTGGAGCCGCCTCTGGGTGTCACCCGCGAACAGCTTGACACCCTGCTGCAGGCCCTGGATAAGGTCCTGGCTGCCAACAAGGGGTTTTTCAGCATGGCCGCCTCCGGCGCGAAGACCATGCTGAAGTCATTGATTAAAAAATAA